In one window of Pseudomonas chlororaphis subsp. chlororaphis DNA:
- a CDS encoding sugar phosphate isomerase/epimerase family protein: protein MSERILSLASLTVLEVSPPQMVEVAARTGYSHVGLRLVPATPQEHHFALVADADLRRQTLSRLRDTGVGVLDVEILRLKPHTRVADFEAVLAVGAEFGASELLVAGNDPDEGRMTERFAELCDLASIYGLHPHLEFMPWTDARNLEQAVRVVENAGRDNAGVLVDAFHFDRSASRLEDLAKVAPARLRYAQLCDVAGLRPDDMQEILRQARNERRFPGDGDCDLAGLLHCLPANLPLSLEIPTVKLLEQGVGALERAQMALDKTRALLARL from the coding sequence ATGAGCGAACGTATTCTGTCCCTGGCCAGCCTCACGGTGCTGGAAGTTTCACCGCCGCAGATGGTCGAGGTGGCGGCCCGCACCGGTTATAGCCACGTCGGTTTGCGCCTGGTGCCGGCGACGCCGCAGGAGCATCACTTTGCCCTGGTGGCCGATGCCGATCTGCGCCGACAGACCCTCAGCCGCCTGCGCGACACCGGTGTCGGCGTGCTGGATGTGGAGATCCTGCGCCTCAAGCCGCACACCCGGGTCGCGGATTTCGAGGCGGTGCTGGCGGTCGGCGCCGAGTTCGGCGCCAGCGAGCTGCTGGTGGCCGGCAACGACCCCGACGAGGGGCGCATGACCGAGCGCTTCGCCGAACTGTGCGACCTGGCGTCGATCTACGGCCTGCACCCGCACCTGGAGTTCATGCCCTGGACCGATGCACGCAACCTGGAGCAGGCGGTGCGGGTGGTAGAGAACGCCGGCCGCGACAACGCCGGCGTGCTGGTGGATGCATTCCACTTCGATCGCTCGGCCTCGCGCCTGGAGGACTTGGCAAAGGTCGCGCCGGCGCGGCTGCGTTATGCCCAGCTGTGCGACGTGGCCGGCCTGCGACCGGACGATATGCAGGAGATCCTGCGCCAGGCCCGCAACGAGCGGCGTTTCCCCGGGGATGGCGATTGCGACCTGGCGGGGCTCCTGCATTGTCTGCCGGCCAACCTGCCGTTGAGCCTGGAGATCCCCACGGTGAAATTGCTCGAACAGGGCGTCGGTGCCCTGGAGCGGGCGCAAATGGCCCTGGACAAGACCCGGGCGTTGCTGGCGCGGCTCTAG